Proteins encoded together in one Impatiens glandulifera chromosome 1, dImpGla2.1, whole genome shotgun sequence window:
- the LOC124924869 gene encoding secreted RxLR effector protein 161-like, which translates to MNKIPYASTIGSIMYTMVCTRPDVAYALSMCSRYQSSPGEAHWSADKNILKYLRRTKDDFLVYGGDEKLIVQGYTDASFQTDRDGFESQSGYVFILNGGAVSWKSSKQGTIVDSTTEAEYIAASEAAKEAIWMRKYLDELSVVLSISMSIDIYCDNNGAIAQAKEPSSSSKSRHVMRKYHLIRHIITMGDIRMCKVHTDDNIADPLTKPMPRPKHESHTRAKGLKHIGEWL; encoded by the coding sequence atgaacaagatcCCATATGCTTCTACTataggatctatcatgtatACCATGGTATGTACACGTCCAGATGTTGCATATGCTTTGAGCATGTGTAGCAGATACCAATCAAGTCCTGGAGAAGCACACTGGAGTGCAGATAAGAATATCCTGAAGTACTTAAGAAGAACAAAGgatgatttcttagtatatGGGGGAGATGAAAAATTGATCGTACAAGGCTATACTGATGCAAGCTTTCAGACTGACCGAGATGGCTTTGAATCTCAATCGGGTTATGTCTTTATCCTTAACGGAGGAGCTGTGAGCTGGAAGAGCTCCAAGCAAGGTACAATAGTAGATTCTACAACAGAGGCTGAGTACATTGCTGCTAGTGAAGCAGCAAAGGAGGCCATTTGGATGAGGAAGTACCTAGATGAACTCAGTGTTGTTCTTAGCATTTCAATGTCTATCGATatctattgtgacaacaatggtgCCATAGCTCAGGCAAAGGAACCGAGTTCGAGCTCCAAATCCAGACACGTTATGAGAAAGTATCACCTTATTCGACACATCATCACTATGGGTGATATTAGGATGTGTAAGGTGCATACTGATGACAACATTGCAGATCCACTAACCAAACCTATGCCTAGGCCCAAGCATGAGAGTCACACTAGGGCTAAGGGTCTCAAGCACATTGGAGAATGGCTTTGA